In Rhodopirellula sp. P2, the DNA window GCGTTCTGCAGGTTGATGGCTTCGCCACTGGGAGTCGGTGGGCGACCATTTTCGATTTCGGCACCCTCTTCGGCTGCCGCGGTTTCAATGTCGCCCAGACTGAGCGAGCCATTTTTGCGGCAGAGCAAACGCAGTTTTTCCAGCGTTCGAATCGCCGCCCCCACGCCGGTCTCTTCACCAGCGACGCGGATTTTCCCCGCTCGATGAGTGATGTCGACACCAAACAGCCGTCGCAGCTTTCGCACGTGTTGATCGCGAGGACCGAACAGCGTCAGGACTTCATTGGGACCCGCTGTCGACAGCGTGGCTTCGTTCATTGCAGATTGGACCGACATGCGTCAGAGCGTTTCATTAAGAGAGACTCATTCTAACCGTCCCACACGTGGTCCGACCATCGTGCGGCGTTGGATTGAGCAGAATTCACGGGAGGCCGAGAGGCCGTCATGCCGCTGCCGCTAAACACAGAAAAGCCGGCAAAATCGCAGCAATTAATGAATCCGTCACATCCCAGACTCCCCCCAAACCGGGAAGCCAATTTCCGGAATCTTTTGCTCCGCAATCGCGTTTGAACATCGATTCCGCCAAATCACCAACCATTCCGGTGATCGCCAGAGCTGGGCCCAAAATCAACGCCCAACCGATCGAGGGAAGCGAAGCGGGAGCAACTGAACCGGCAACCATCGCTGGGAACAACCACTGGAAACAAGCCATCGCGACCAGCGTCGACATGAGCACGCCGCCGATCGCACCTTCCCAAGTCTTGCCAGGACTCAGACGCGGAATCAGTTTGTGCCGTCCCAATGCCTTGCCAGCAAAGTAAGCCCCTGCGTCGGCTGACTTCGTTGTTGCGATCATGGTCAGTAGCGCTGCCAGCCCCCAGGAGGTGCTGATGTCGCTGCCCAAACCGCGAATCGAGAAAAGCAGACTCATTGGCAACCCGATGTACAGGGAGACAAACGCGGCCCGCATGGTTCGGTCGATGCTGCTGGTTCGGTCAAGGTTGGTGGCACTTGGTTCGGACGCCGAGTCGCTGGTCGCCAACGAGGTATCCAGATCGTTCGTCGCTGAGACGCCATAAGTTCGCATTTCGCGAATCAACAGCGCGAACAGAGAAGCGATGGCCATGGTCATCGCCCACCCCAATGGCCCGATGGGACAATTCTCAGGATACGCCCCCATGGCACCCTCACTGAACTGGGACGCTGCGTTGACCAAGGTCGGGATGGCCGAGCCCAAGCTGATCGCACCCACCGCGATCATGCACCCGGTTCGCCACACGTTGCGGCCAGATGCCAGCAACAGCGACGTGACGTCCCAAGTGGTGCCCAGGGCGAAAAAGAGCAGCAGCGGAATCAGAAGGAGGCCTTCTGTTCCGGGGGTGCTGAATCTCGCATCGGCGAACAGGCACCCCATCGAGATCGCTATCAACACCGCTGCGCTGCGAAGCCGGTCGATCAACAATGAAGGGAGTCCTTGGAAAAAATCGAATTGAGAAATTGAAATCGGAACACGAGGTGTGACTCAGAAATCAGGAGTGGCCGACTGGAAACGATTCCCAGCTCGCCGACGTTGTCGACGGAGGAAATCGTTCTCAGGGCCTTCGTTTCACTCAGCCAATCAAGTCAATCAGCCAACCAGATCTTTGAGAGCCTGCAGGGCTCCTTCGTAGTTCGGTTCTTCGGTGACTTCTGCCACGATCTGCTTGTAGACCACTTTGCCTTCCGCGTCCAAGACGATGACAGCACGGCTGAGCAATTTCAGTTCTTCGATTTCGACGCCGTAGTCTTCACCAAACGCGTGCGTTTGGTAATCGCTGGCCGTTCGCATCGAAACGTTTTCGGCTCCGCAGAAACGAGCTTGTGCAAAGGGCAAATCTCGGCTGACCGTGACCGCGTTGATCTTGTCACCCAGTTCGCCCAGTTGCTCATTGAATTTCTTCGTTTGGATCGCACAGGTGGGCGTGTCCAAGCTGGGGACGATGCTGATCATCGAAGGTTTGCCCTTCAAATCCGCCAACTTCAGTTCTTTCAAACCTTCGTGGGCGTAGTGCAAGCTGAAATCGGGAGCTGTTTGGCCGATTGCCAATTCGCTACCAGCGAGAGTCATCGGATTGCCTTTGAATGTGATCACACCACTTTGACTCATCGAAATTCACTTTGATTGAGAGAACAGGTTGGACGGGAACCCGGCAGTATGCGCATCGCCGTTCCGGCCGTGAACCCCGGGGTGATTCCTGGGTTTCCCGGCGGGAGAGGTCTTCCACGGGAGCGTCCCCGCAAGAGTGTCCCAGTCAAATCCGATTGGAATCAGGATTGATGAGCCGACTGCGGGCAGATCCAACGCAGAGCGGGAAAATTTAGGTTGCAAACATCGCCATGGAATGTGCAAATAGGTCGTTTCGGTTGCACGCAGCTTTCCCTGACCGGCCCAGTAGTTAGACTACGAAACGTCGTGGTAGAATTCACTTCGCAGGGCAGTTTGGCTGTGTGCTCGAATGGAACACATCGCCGGGCAAGGCTTGCAGAGACACGAATTCGCAGCGGCGAATTGCATCCGGACGGGGTGCGCAGGAGTAATGGGATTTGCATGTAACGGCTGCGTATTTCAAGGTTCCTCGCACTCCCTCCGGGCGCAACTCGCTGCTTGGGCGCCACGCTCGAGATGCCCAAACAATCCAGCGTTCCGCCTTTCGGGGTGTCGCTGTCATTGGATGAGGCGAGCAGGAGGCGTTCGCACCGCTGCTCACGGTTGGTTTGGCGGCAGCGATCGCTGCTGTGACGCTGAACCAATGAACAATCTTGGGTCGGACCCCATCACACTTCATCGATGATCAATCAATCCACCACCGCGATTGTTCTGCGAACGGTGGAATTCAGCGAAACCAGCCTGATCGTC includes these proteins:
- a CDS encoding phosphatidate cytidylyltransferase, which codes for MLIDRLRSAAVLIAISMGCLFADARFSTPGTEGLLLIPLLLFFALGTTWDVTSLLLASGRNVWRTGCMIAVGAISLGSAIPTLVNAASQFSEGAMGAYPENCPIGPLGWAMTMAIASLFALLIREMRTYGVSATNDLDTSLATSDSASEPSATNLDRTSSIDRTMRAAFVSLYIGLPMSLLFSIRGLGSDISTSWGLAALLTMIATTKSADAGAYFAGKALGRHKLIPRLSPGKTWEGAIGGVLMSTLVAMACFQWLFPAMVAGSVAPASLPSIGWALILGPALAITGMVGDLAESMFKRDCGAKDSGNWLPGLGGVWDVTDSLIAAILPAFLCLAAAA
- the tpx gene encoding thiol peroxidase; amino-acid sequence: MSQSGVITFKGNPMTLAGSELAIGQTAPDFSLHYAHEGLKELKLADLKGKPSMISIVPSLDTPTCAIQTKKFNEQLGELGDKINAVTVSRDLPFAQARFCGAENVSMRTASDYQTHAFGEDYGVEIEELKLLSRAVIVLDAEGKVVYKQIVAEVTEEPNYEGALQALKDLVG